In the Streptomyces spororaveus genome, GACTCCAGGGTGCTGCGGCGACCACGCACGAATTCCAGGCCCACTTGGTAGGGCATCCACAGACGCCCCGCAGCCTGCTCGAGAGCCGACAGAACCTCCTGTCTAGAGGTCTCTGTGTACTCGTACAGGCTGAGCAGGACGTTCGTGTCGAGGACGATGATGCCGTCGTTGAAGAAGGCGCCGCGCTCCGCATCCTCAGACGACGGACCGGGCTGTAGCCAGGCTGCGAACCGCCGCAGTAGTACCGGGTCGCCCGTGGTCTCTTCCAGCTCGGCCATCCTCATCCCTTCGGTGATCGTTTTGGCACAAGCGGCTGGAAGCCGGCGACGGGGCAGGTACGTGCGGCGTTGCCTCTGCTTGTGCAATGCCCCTTCCGGCTCCTGGAGCCGCAAGGGGCAGGTTTCTACAGACCGTCGAATTCAGCAAGCATGACCGTCACCCGGGCCGGGGCTCTGTCGAGAAGGAAGTCGTCCACGAAAGCCACCTCGTGGACACCTCGGTCGTCAGCTACAGCAGCGTCGCGCACGGTGCTGATGCGAGGAGAGTGCAGCAGACTGTCGGCGGCCTCGAACGGGCTCTTGGCGGCGACCCAGACTCGATCCTCGAACAGGACCGCTGGCCCAGTGCCACCCAGGTCATCCACGAACTCCGCGTCACCGGGCGGGAGGTCAGACGCCCAGTTCCGCAGCAGCCCTGCGGCATGGCGGCCTCGTCGGCCGCTCGCGGCGCCTGAACCCTGGAGAACTTCCAGGAGCTCACCGGCCAGCCGCCAGTCCAGCAAACTGTGGTACGCCATGTTCGTATAGTCGCGCAGGCACTGGTAGCACGAACCACGGCAGTCTCGCCCGTGCGCTCCTGCAGCGAAGGCCTTCAGCATCTGCCCTGCAGTCGTCATGAGCTTCTCGAACACGTCCGGTTCGGCGAGATGGGTGCAGTAGCCAGCGCCATTGTCCAACGTGTCAGAGAGGAAAGCGAAGGTACGCGCCTGACTGTTGCCCGCACCAGCGCCGTAGATGCCGGATGCGATCTCGTTGGGCTGCACCTGCAAGAGGGAACCAGCAGCTGTTCGCAGCAGCGCTGCCAGCGAGTACCAAGCCGCCCGCCTGCCCGAACGGTCGTCCGGGAAGCCAGTGCTCTGCGAGACAGCAGTGAGGTTGAGGCGCAACCCGAGGCTCGGGATCTCACCTGCGTTCGGTCCGAGGAGGAACAGATCCGTGTGCTGGGTGGCGCCGATGGCGGTGACAAGCGGCTCTTCGCCGTCTGTGTCCCTCGCCAACCAGGGAAACAGCTCTGCCGCATGGGCTTCCAGGTAGGCACCTGCCCAGTGCGCGGTCGGACGCACCTTCGAGAAGTGGAAGAGCCGGCCGCCGTTGTCGTTGACCGCGTACCGCTCTCCCTTGCCGGAGTGAACGACCAAGCCCGGGGTAGCGATCCTCTGAGGCGCGCCCTGCTCGAGATCCGCAGCAGTGCGCGGGGCGAGCGACCTGGCCCGCCAGGCGAAGTTGCCGTCGAAGTCCCGGGCTTTCCCCGCCGAGTAGAAACCGGCCGGCTCACGCAGCTCAATTTCGCGATAGGACCCGTCAGTGGTTCCACAGGCGCGGCAGGGCTGCGGCGGCGTGTCTTCCTCCACAGGTGCCGCCTGCACGTTCTCGGCCAGGTGGCCGCATGCGCGGCAGATACCGATGAGGACTGGCTCTCCGAGTGGCTCGCCGACGGTCCGGGGGACTCGGCCGGTCGGCTCGAATGCAACGACTCCGGCCGCTGTGTGGACTTGCCCGTCCTTGACCGTTTCGGCGCCAGGCGCGAACTGCGAGACGGCGATGTCCAAGGACCGGTCGACTACTCCTCTTGGAGGCCACGGGTAAGAGCCAGAGGGGCGCTTGGTGTACAGGTAACGGGCTGAGGTGGGGAACCCGAACATCGGAAGGAGTCCGGACTCCGCCAGCCTCTGGCTCAGCTCGTGATGGCCGCGGGGCTCGTCTGCGATCTCGGTGACGTGGTTGACGAGCTCCTCGATGACCCACGTCGCTGCCTGAGCCGGCAGCCAGGTGCCGCGAGTTCGGTCGGCGAGTGCTTCAGCGAGGGCGAGAACGCCGGACTCGTGCGACTTGATCCAGAGGCCCACCGCTTCACTCACCGCTGGCCAGTCCGCGGTGCGGCCGAACTGACCGTGGACGTTGCGGGTCGGGTCGGTCCGTGCACCCTCCCCCGCCGCGCCCTGCACTGCACCCATCGCCCTGCGCAGCACCTCCGCGGCCAGAACACGCTGGTAGATGTCCTTCATATCAGTGGACAGGTAGGGCGGCGGGGTCGGGTCGTTGGTGATGCGCTTGGGGTCTTGGAAGTAGTACTCGTCGTGGCTGCGTCCGCGGCACACTGTGAGCGCGAGCGCGACCGGCGATGTACGCCTGCCCGCCCGGCCGACCCTCTGCTGGTAGTTGAACCTGGTCGGCGGCATGTTAGCCATCAGGACAGCGGACAGCGGGCCGATGTCGACGCCTGCCTCCATCGTGGTGGTGACGGAGAGGACGTCGAGGGTGTCGGGCAGCTCGTGCTCCTTGCCGTCGAGGAATATGCCCTGGAAGCGCGCCTGGCGGGCCTGAGCGTCCAGGCGGTCAGTCTGGCCGGTGAGTTCCGCGGCGTTGAGGCGGAAGTAGCCGAACTGCCTGCGCGCCATCCACGCGTAGTAGTCGGCGTCCGTGCCCTCGAACGGTTCGGACGCAGCCGAAAGGGGCCGTCGGCACTTCGTACAGACTCCGACACCCGGGTGGAGGTGCCGGAGTCGGCAGACGGAGCACGTCCAGGACACCGCACGGCCCCGGCGCAAGGCGACGTGTCCGGGCTGGATGACGTACTGCCTGACCGCATCTCCCCAGATCCGCTCGACAGTCCTGCGGAGGTCGTCCTTGTCGTGCCCCAGGTGGTCGGCTGTGCTGGCCCAGAACTCCCGGAGTCTCTTGGGCGGCTCGTCAGCCGGGCTACGCAGTCCTGCGAAGCGGCGCATGTGGCCGAGCACCCGCAGGCTGGCCCGGGCGAGCGCGGCATCGGATGCCCACTCGGCTTCGAGGGGTGCCTGATCGTCGACAAGGGTGAGCCACCCCAAGCCGAGGGACTCGAAGTCGCGTCCAGCACTGCCGAACAGACCACTGAGCAGCTCGCTGGTGCGGGCTTCACGGATGTCCTGACGGAGCTGCTCCTGCGGTTCGCTCAGGATCAGACTGGATGCGTCACGGACCTTGCCGCCCTTGGCCTCGGGCCATTGGTAGAGAGAGGTCCAGGGCTGCGGCTGGCCACCCCTCACGTACGCCGTCTGCTGCAGGGATGCCTTCGGGCCGCCGGGGTTGATGCCGAGCTCGACCAGCCGCTCCGCGACGACGGCGCCGTGGCTGTCGAGGCTCGGCACGCGGCTCAGGCGGTTGTAGAGCACAGCCTCCTGCACCGGGTCGGGCAGGTCGTCGTCAAGGTCGTCCAGCCCTTCGGATGCCTTCTGGAATTGCGCCCAGGCCTCGTAGGCCTCCGGTTCGCGGGCACGGAGCCGGTCGCGGGCGGCCTTGGCGGTCTCCTTGTCCACCAGGTTGTCAGGGGACTTGCGGTAGAAACCCGAGACGGCTGCGAGGTCGGCGACCGGATCGCCCTGCCCTTCGACCTCCTTGGCGAGCAACAGGCGCAGAAGATCCTGGTAGTGGCGCAGACCCAAGCCCGCGGACAGCTTCGCCGCGTCCTGCCGGCTGTCAGAGAACACCACTGCCTGCCGGTTCGGCAGGAGCGAGAGGATCCCAGTGGTCAGTACCTGGTTCACCTTTTCGAAACCGGTGCGCATGGACCTGACCGGAGTACGCATGCGACGCGGGTCGCTGAGACTGAGCCGTTCGGTTCCGACCTGCTTGAGCTCCCAGTCGTCGCCGCAGTTCGGGCACTGGGTGGGAGCGGCTGGCAGGTGTTCCGCCTTGAACCGGGACTTAACCTTTCTGGACTTCGGAACGCTCGTGTGGAAGGACCATCCGGTGTGGTCACGCTGGTTGCGCAGGCCGCCCGTACGGGGGTCGTAGGCACTGCGCTTGAACGCGAAGCTGGCGCTCATGGTGCCCTTGTCGGAGCTGGAGTCCCACTCCAGCCTCTCCACCACCGGGTCGTCCTTGCGCGGCCAGTAGACAACATAGTTGGATGCGTCAGGTCCGTTGGCGGCGGCGTCGGGCAGAGAATCCAGGTCGGGCAGGTCCGCCAGCAGGCCAGCGTCGAACGGGCGCCCTGCACCGTTATGGAACGCCGTACCCGGTGCGTAACCACCGAGGAATACGTCTCCGCAGCTCTGGCAGTAGAGGAGTTCCAGGACGCGTGCGTTGCAGCTGCAGCGCGACGTGGGGCGGGAGTAGAGCTTGCCGACGGTCCTGTCCACACCTTCCGGGCGTTCAGCATCGGGGCACTGTGGGT is a window encoding:
- a CDS encoding DEAD/DEAH box helicase, with the protein product MTDTGAQQLGIASQDVDILASFDHLKDALFRYYNTPFGLADENLERERQDLFDTDGGAWRRPLLEVRPRYVQMEAGIDASVKAAGAHPDLAELVQLGLLQGVPSLYEHQHRALAAAVRDGRDVVVTAGTGSGKTESFMLPILADLVRESASWRAAALPSNRWWSSPDGGYQPQRAGETGRHAAVRALVLYPMNALVDDQMMRLRKALDSDGVREWLTRSRPGHRFYFGRYTGATPVPGEVASPNGVQTLRKEFTATEERSRQAQKAGGEGRYFIPRLDGGEMRSRWDMIQAPPDIMITNYSMLNVMLMRERESAIFDKTRRWLEEVPEARFTLVVDELHMYRGTAGTEIAYLLRNLRHRLGLDRHPEKFRILAASASLEAPRDLDFLQEFFGVDRDRFEVLGGQLVLPAHTRTDISEHAEAYAALGPDAEPVQADRLLTATGASDAFVNALRDGDRLIADFDTAVASRLFPATAAGVRDKALRGVLTALRRSANSRTPKLRGHLFFRNIPGVWACSDPQCPDAERPEGVDRTVGKLYSRPTSRCSCNARVLELLYCQSCGDVFLGGYAPGTAFHNGAGRPFDAGLLADLPDLDSLPDAAANGPDASNYVVYWPRKDDPVVERLEWDSSSDKGTMSASFAFKRSAYDPRTGGLRNQRDHTGWSFHTSVPKSRKVKSRFKAEHLPAAPTQCPNCGDDWELKQVGTERLSLSDPRRMRTPVRSMRTGFEKVNQVLTTGILSLLPNRQAVVFSDSRQDAAKLSAGLGLRHYQDLLRLLLAKEVEGQGDPVADLAAVSGFYRKSPDNLVDKETAKAARDRLRAREPEAYEAWAQFQKASEGLDDLDDDLPDPVQEAVLYNRLSRVPSLDSHGAVVAERLVELGINPGGPKASLQQTAYVRGGQPQPWTSLYQWPEAKGGKVRDASSLILSEPQEQLRQDIREARTSELLSGLFGSAGRDFESLGLGWLTLVDDQAPLEAEWASDAALARASLRVLGHMRRFAGLRSPADEPPKRLREFWASTADHLGHDKDDLRRTVERIWGDAVRQYVIQPGHVALRRGRAVSWTCSVCRLRHLHPGVGVCTKCRRPLSAASEPFEGTDADYYAWMARRQFGYFRLNAAELTGQTDRLDAQARQARFQGIFLDGKEHELPDTLDVLSVTTTMEAGVDIGPLSAVLMANMPPTRFNYQQRVGRAGRRTSPVALALTVCRGRSHDEYYFQDPKRITNDPTPPPYLSTDMKDIYQRVLAAEVLRRAMGAVQGAAGEGARTDPTRNVHGQFGRTADWPAVSEAVGLWIKSHESGVLALAEALADRTRGTWLPAQAATWVIEELVNHVTEIADEPRGHHELSQRLAESGLLPMFGFPTSARYLYTKRPSGSYPWPPRGVVDRSLDIAVSQFAPGAETVKDGQVHTAAGVVAFEPTGRVPRTVGEPLGEPVLIGICRACGHLAENVQAAPVEEDTPPQPCRACGTTDGSYREIELREPAGFYSAGKARDFDGNFAWRARSLAPRTAADLEQGAPQRIATPGLVVHSGKGERYAVNDNGGRLFHFSKVRPTAHWAGAYLEAHAAELFPWLARDTDGEEPLVTAIGATQHTDLFLLGPNAGEIPSLGLRLNLTAVSQSTGFPDDRSGRRAAWYSLAALLRTAAGSLLQVQPNEIASGIYGAGAGNSQARTFAFLSDTLDNGAGYCTHLAEPDVFEKLMTTAGQMLKAFAAGAHGRDCRGSCYQCLRDYTNMAYHSLLDWRLAGELLEVLQGSGAASGRRGRHAAGLLRNWASDLPPGDAEFVDDLGGTGPAVLFEDRVWVAAKSPFEAADSLLHSPRISTVRDAAVADDRGVHEVAFVDDFLLDRAPARVTVMLAEFDGL